One Patescibacteria group bacterium genomic region harbors:
- the rpsJ gene encoding 30S ribosomal protein S10, giving the protein MTKGTESKKQDSKETVNKQRIRIRLKAYDHRIIDQSARLIVETAERTGANVIGPIPLPTEKKIYTVQRSTFVDKDSREQFEMRIHKRLIEITDPRPKTIDALTNLNLPAGVSIEVKM; this is encoded by the coding sequence ATGACTAAAGGGACCGAGAGTAAAAAGCAGGACAGCAAAGAAACTGTCAATAAGCAGCGCATCCGCATTCGGCTTAAGGCGTACGATCATCGTATTATTGATCAATCGGCCAGATTGATCGTGGAAACAGCTGAACGCACGGGAGCGAATGTGATTGGCCCGATCCCTTTGCCAACAGAAAAAAAGATTTATACAGTGCAGCGCTCGACTTTTGTGGATAAGGATTCCCGGGAACAGTTTGAGATGAGAATCCATAAAAGATTAATTGAAATTACTGATCCCAGGCCTAAAACTATCGATGCCTTGACTAATCTCAATCTGCCCGCCGGAGTCAGCATCGAAGTTAAAATGTAA
- the tuf gene encoding elongation factor Tu: MAEAFQRNKVHVNVGTIGHVDHGKTTLTSAITQVLAKKGLAAAKKFEDIDNAPEERERGITIATSHQEYETEKRHYAHVDCPGHADYIKNMITGAAQMDAAILVVAATDGPMPQTREHILLAHQVGVPRMIVFINKVDMVDDPELIDLVEEEVRDLLTKYEFPGKEVPVIRGSALKAMEHPDDEAAIKPILELLNAMDTYIPDPVRMLDKPFLMPVEDVFSIKGRGTVATGRVEQGIVKINEEIEIVGLKPTRKVVVTGVEMFRKLLDQGQAGDNIGVLLRGIERNEIERGQVLAKPGSITPHTDFEAEVYILSKEEGGRHTPFTKGYKPQFYVRTTDVTGELELPAGQEMIMPGDTIEKMIVKLIVPVAMEQGLRFAIREGGKTVGAGVVTKVIK, encoded by the coding sequence ATGGCAGAAGCATTCCAGCGCAACAAGGTTCACGTGAATGTCGGAACGATTGGTCATGTTGATCACGGGAAGACTACTTTAACTTCAGCTATTACCCAAGTTTTAGCTAAAAAAGGGTTAGCTGCAGCGAAAAAATTTGAAGATATTGATAACGCTCCTGAGGAAAGAGAGCGGGGTATTACTATTGCCACTTCTCACCAGGAGTACGAAACAGAAAAACGGCACTATGCCCATGTAGACTGTCCTGGTCATGCTGATTACATTAAGAACATGATCACAGGCGCTGCCCAGATGGATGCCGCTATTTTAGTTGTAGCTGCGACCGATGGTCCCATGCCACAGACTAGAGAGCATATTCTGTTAGCTCATCAGGTAGGTGTGCCCCGGATGATCGTTTTCATTAATAAAGTTGATATGGTAGATGATCCAGAATTGATCGATTTGGTCGAAGAAGAAGTGCGCGATCTTTTAACTAAATATGAATTTCCTGGCAAAGAAGTTCCGGTGATCCGGGGCTCCGCCCTTAAGGCTATGGAGCATCCCGATGACGAAGCGGCGATCAAGCCTATCCTAGAACTCCTAAATGCGATGGATACTTATATTCCAGATCCAGTTCGGATGTTGGATAAACCGTTTTTGATGCCTGTTGAAGATGTCTTCTCGATCAAAGGACGCGGCACCGTCGCTACCGGCAGAGTCGAACAAGGCATCGTAAAAATAAACGAAGAAATTGAAATCGTGGGCTTGAAACCAACACGGAAAGTGGTGGTCACAGGAGTAGAAATGTTCCGCAAATTGTTAGATCAGGGTCAAGCCGGCGACAATATTGGAGTTTTACTCCGGGGAATTGAACGCAATGAAATTGAAAGAGGGCAGGTTTTGGCCAAGCCCGGGTCGATCACTCCTCATACTGATTTTGAAGCCGAAGTTTACATTCTCAGCAAGGAAGAAGGCGGTCGGCATACTCCGTTCACTAAAGGTTATAAGCCGCAATTCTATGTCAGAACTACAGATGTAACTGGAGAATTGGAATTGCCTGCTGGTCAAGAAATGATTATGCCGGGAGATACGATTGAAAAGATGATTGTTAAGTTGATTGTGCCGGTTGCTATGGAACAAGGTCTCCGGTTTGCTATCCGCGAAGGCGGCAAGACTGTCGGCGCCGGTGTCGTAACTAAAGTTATTAAATAA
- the fusA gene encoding elongation factor G: MAREYSLEKTRNIGIIAHIDAGKTTVSERILFYTGKTYKIGEVHEGEAVMDWMEQEQERGITITSAATTCFWKDTRINIIDTPGHVDFTVEVERSLRVLDGGVVVFDGVSGVEPQSETVWRQADKYNVPRVCFINKMDRMGADFYSSLKSIWDRLSTKAVAIQLPIGAHDTYKGLIDLFTERAYIYQDDLGKEILETEVPAELKDEVAKYRRKLIEAIAETEDKLLEKFLADQILTIDELKQALRAAVISNQLYPVLCGSALKNKGVQPMLDAVVDYLPNPLDVPPVSGTDPKTGEEIVRQASDAEPFSALAFKIATDPFIGKLVYIRVYSGSLKSGSYVLNAASGEQERIGRIVRMHSNHREEVDEVYSGEIAAVVGIKRITTGNTLCVPAHPIILESITFPEPVISIAIEPKSKADQEKMAIALGKLAEEDPTFRVKTNEETAQTEISGMGELHLDIIVDRMRREFKVEANVGKPQVAYHETMRKNSDIETKYIRQTGGRGQYGHVLMRFEPLGEAGGFEFVNSIVSGHIPKEYIPAVEKGVKEALSRGVLAGYPIVGIKAILYDGSYHEVDSSEMAFKIAGSMALQEGVRKGDPVILEPIMKVEVVTPEDFMGDVTGDLNSRRAVIEGMGQRGMARTVTALVPLAMMFGYATDLRSMSQGRAAYTMEFNKYAQVPANVQQEIVGKKQV; this comes from the coding sequence ATGGCACGCGAATATAGTTTAGAAAAAACTAGAAATATTGGAATTATTGCCCACATTGATGCGGGCAAAACTACTGTAAGCGAACGCATCCTGTTTTATACTGGAAAAACTTACAAAATTGGGGAAGTGCATGAAGGTGAAGCCGTCATGGACTGGATGGAACAGGAGCAGGAGCGGGGAATTACCATTACTTCAGCGGCCACCACGTGTTTTTGGAAAGATACGCGGATTAATATTATCGATACCCCGGGTCACGTAGATTTTACTGTGGAGGTAGAACGATCTTTACGGGTGTTAGACGGGGGGGTCGTGGTGTTTGATGGAGTATCTGGTGTCGAGCCGCAAAGTGAAACAGTCTGGCGGCAAGCTGATAAATATAATGTTCCCCGCGTCTGTTTTATTAATAAGATGGACCGCATGGGAGCGGATTTTTATAGCAGTCTCAAATCAATTTGGGACAGATTAAGTACTAAAGCTGTCGCAATCCAATTGCCGATCGGCGCCCACGATACCTATAAGGGCTTGATTGATTTATTTACGGAGCGAGCTTACATTTATCAGGATGATCTGGGTAAGGAAATTTTAGAAACGGAAGTGCCGGCAGAACTAAAAGACGAAGTGGCTAAATATCGGCGGAAACTGATTGAAGCTATTGCGGAAACCGAAGATAAGCTATTAGAAAAGTTTTTAGCCGACCAGATACTTACTATCGATGAATTAAAACAAGCCTTGCGGGCCGCCGTAATTAGTAACCAACTTTACCCCGTATTGTGCGGATCAGCTTTGAAAAATAAAGGTGTGCAGCCAATGCTGGATGCGGTTGTCGATTATCTGCCGAATCCTTTGGATGTGCCGCCGGTTTCCGGAACCGACCCTAAAACTGGAGAAGAAATTGTACGGCAAGCTAGTGATGCCGAACCATTTTCCGCTCTCGCTTTTAAAATCGCTACCGATCCCTTTATTGGTAAATTAGTTTATATCCGGGTTTATTCCGGCAGTTTAAAATCTGGCTCCTATGTATTAAATGCTGCTTCGGGTGAACAGGAAAGAATTGGCCGGATTGTCCGGATGCATAGCAACCATCGCGAAGAAGTGGATGAAGTCTATTCTGGGGAAATCGCCGCTGTGGTCGGAATCAAAAGAATTACTACCGGCAATACCCTGTGCGTGCCAGCCCATCCAATCATTCTAGAATCTATTACCTTCCCCGAGCCGGTTATTTCTATCGCAATTGAACCGAAAAGCAAAGCCGATCAAGAAAAGATGGCCATTGCTTTGGGTAAATTGGCCGAAGAAGATCCAACCTTCCGGGTCAAAACCAACGAAGAAACTGCCCAAACCGAAATTTCTGGAATGGGAGAGTTGCATTTAGATATTATTGTTGATCGGATGCGCCGAGAGTTTAAAGTGGAAGCTAATGTGGGTAAGCCCCAAGTGGCTTATCACGAAACTATGCGCAAGAATTCGGATATAGAAACTAAATATATTCGGCAAACTGGTGGCCGCGGGCAATACGGCCATGTCTTGATGAGATTTGAACCATTAGGAGAAGCCGGTGGATTTGAATTTGTGAACAGTATTGTCAGCGGACATATTCCCAAGGAGTACATTCCAGCCGTGGAAAAGGGTGTCAAAGAAGCGCTGAGCCGGGGAGTTTTGGCCGGTTACCCGATAGTAGGCATTAAGGCTATTCTTTATGATGGGTCATATCATGAGGTTGATTCTTCCGAAATGGCATTCAAAATCGCTGGTTCTATGGCGTTGCAAGAAGGAGTGCGCAAAGGTGATCCGGTGATTCTAGAGCCAATTATGAAGGTAGAGGTAGTAACTCCGGAAGACTTTATGGGCGATGTTACTGGAGATCTAAACAGCCGCCGGGCGGTTATTGAAGGAATGGGACAACGGGGGATGGCCCGCACCGTTACCGCTTTAGTGCCTTTGGCGATGATGTTTGGTTATGCTACAGATCTGCGATCAATGTCTCAGGGGCGGGCAGCCTATACGATGGAGTTCAACAAGTATGCCCAAGTACCGGCTAACGTCCAGCAAGAGATTGTCGGCAAAAAACAAGTTTAG
- the rpsG gene encoding 30S ribosomal protein S7 gives MARKGKTAKRVIGPDRKFGNVLVQKLINKIMQNGKKTIAEEIVYTALETASQKLKQGPVEVFQGAMNNVMPMVQLKSRRVGGANYQIPTEVSGDRKIILGLHWLIDSARARKGMPMAKRLATELMDAFNNTGGAVKKKEDTHKMAEANRAFAHFARF, from the coding sequence ATGGCAAGAAAAGGCAAAACTGCAAAAAGAGTTATTGGTCCCGATCGGAAATTCGGGAATGTTTTGGTGCAGAAGTTGATTAACAAGATTATGCAAAATGGCAAAAAAACTATTGCGGAAGAAATCGTTTACACTGCTCTAGAAACTGCCAGTCAAAAATTAAAGCAAGGCCCGGTCGAAGTTTTTCAGGGAGCTATGAATAATGTCATGCCGATGGTCCAACTAAAGAGCCGGCGGGTAGGGGGAGCAAACTATCAAATTCCCACCGAAGTATCGGGTGACCGTAAAATTATTTTAGGCTTACATTGGCTAATTGATTCTGCTCGGGCCCGCAAGGGGATGCCGATGGCAAAGCGGCTCGCCACCGAACTCATGGACGCATTTAACAATACTGGGGGGGCTGTGAAAAAGAAAGAAGATACTCATAAAATGGCGGAAGCTAATCGAGCCTTTGCGCATTTTGCCAGGTTTTAG
- the rpsL gene encoding 30S ribosomal protein S12 produces the protein MPTINQLIRKPRKPVVKKSKSPALQSGFNTLKNRPVKLEKGCPQKRGVCVKVTTTTPKKPNSALRKIARVRLTNRMEVTAYIPGIGHNLQEHSIVTLRGGRVKDLPGVRYHIVRGTLDASGVANRKQGRSKYGAKKTEGITGRK, from the coding sequence ATGCCCACGATCAACCAGCTAATCAGGAAACCCCGGAAACCGGTGGTTAAAAAGTCAAAATCCCCTGCTTTGCAGAGTGGTTTTAATACGCTCAAAAATCGACCGGTCAAATTAGAAAAAGGTTGTCCGCAAAAACGCGGGGTGTGCGTAAAAGTAACCACAACTACTCCCAAAAAACCTAACTCGGCTTTGCGCAAAATTGCCCGGGTGCGGCTCACTAATCGGATGGAAGTAACTGCTTACATTCCTGGCATTGGCCATAATCTACAAGAACACTCTATTGTCACTTTGCGAGGCGGTCGGGTAAAAGATTTACCGGGAGTTCGTTACCATATTGTCAGAGGAACCTTAGATGCCTCGGGAGTGGCTAATCGCAAACAAGGTCGCAGCAAATACGGCGCCAAAAAGACCGAAGGCATAACTGGCCGCAAATAA